From one Lycium ferocissimum isolate CSIRO_LF1 chromosome 5, AGI_CSIRO_Lferr_CH_V1, whole genome shotgun sequence genomic stretch:
- the LOC132056879 gene encoding CBL-interacting protein kinase 18-like, with protein MESKVSILMERYEIGKLLGQGTFAKVYHARDLKTSMNVAIKMIDKEKIVKVRMIDQIKREISVMRLVRHSNIVQLYEVMATKKKIYCVMEYVKGGELFNKVAKGKLKEDIARKCFQQLISAIDFCHSRGVYHRDLKPENLLLDENGNLKISDFGLSALVESKRQDGLLHTSCGTPAYVAPEVINRKGYDGAKADIWSCGVILYALLAGYLPFLDSNLVKMYKKIGKAEFKCPNWFPPDARRLISKILDPNPNTRISISKIMENSWFKKGLQLIKPIKAEEAATDDAIFSVCEKTDEQKPAHLNAFDIISFSSGFDLSGLFEERNKKREVIFTSKQPTKTIISKLEDVAKRLKLKVMKKDGGVLKLEGCKDGRKGVLTIDAEIFEVTPNFHFVEVKKSNGDTIEYKKMMEQDIRPALKEIVWTWQGEEQNSFDTNSPQNA; from the coding sequence ATGGAGAGTAAGGTGAGTATACTAATGGAAAGGTATGAGATAGGGAAATTGTTAGGCCAAGGCACTTTTGCTAAGGTCTATCATGCAAGAGACCTCAAAACTAGCATGAACGTAGCCATTAAGATGATCGATAAGGAGAAGATTGTAAAAGTTAGGATGATTGATCAAATCAAACGCGAGATTTCAGTCATGAGATTGGTTAGGCATTCTAATATCGTGCAGCTCTACGAGGTGATGGCAACCAAAAAGAAGATTTATTGTGTAATGGAATATGTCAAAGGAGGAGAACTATTTAACAAAGTGGCTAAAGGGAAGTTAAAAGAAGATATTGCAAGGAAGTGTTTTCAGCAATTGATTAGTGCTATTGATTTCTGTCATAGTAGAGGTGTTTATCACAGAGACCTAAAACCAGAAAATCTATTGCTCGACGAAAATGGGAATCTAAAGATTTCGGATTTTGGATTGAGTGCCCTAGTAGAATCTAAACGCCAAGACGGTTTACTTCATACTTCATGTGGGACACCAGCTTATGTTGCACCAGAAGTGATAAACAGGAAGGGCTATGATGGTGCTAAAGCTGATATTTGGTCATGTGGGGTTATATTATATGCACTTTTGGCCGGATATCTCCCTTTCCTTGATTCAAATCTAGTGAAGATGTACAAAAAGATTGGTAAGGCTGAGTTCAAATGTCCTAACTGGTTCCCTCCTGATGCTCGTAGGCTAATATCGAAAATATTAGATCCAAATCCTAACACAAGAATTTCCATTTCCAAGATAATGGAGAATTCTTGGTTCAAGAAAGGGTTGCAGCTGATCAAACCTATAAAAGCTGAAGAGGCAGCAACTGATGATGCAATTTTTAGTGTTTGTGAGAAAACAGATGAGCAAAAGCCAGCACACTTGAATGCATTTGATATTATCTCTTTCTCAAGTGGCTTTGACTTGTCTGGTTTGtttgaagaaagaaacaaaaagaggGAAGTAATATTTACATCAAAGCAACCGACGAAAACAATCATCTCAAAGCTAGAGGATGTAGCTAAGCGTTTAAAGTTGAAGGTGATGAAAAAGGATGGAGGGGTATTAAAGTTGGAAGGATGTAAAGACGGAAGAAAAGGGGTGTTGACGATCGATGCAGAAATCTTTGAGGTtactccaaattttcactttgttGAGGTGAAGAAATCGAACGGAGATACGATAGAGTACAAGAAGATGATGGAGCAGGATATAAGACCTGCATTGAAAGAAATTGTATGGACTTGGCAAGGTGAGGAACAAAACTCATTTGACACTAATTCACCTCAGAATGCATAA